A region from the Papaver somniferum cultivar HN1 unplaced genomic scaffold, ASM357369v1 unplaced-scaffold_125, whole genome shotgun sequence genome encodes:
- the LOC113331217 gene encoding zinc finger protein 8-like — protein sequence MERHDVQEQTPAASDILSPRWSTDSAYEKETRGVEKKLRLFGFEVDPYANNGRCLKGSEERDESVNSSNGILFRRDKPAKEKSSIVDDKKYECQFCLKEFGNSQALGGHQNAHKKERLKKKKLQLQARKASINHYLQPFQGPHGFGFYSSPAFYNHSSYVPEFTSFGESQISFNHYDQNAFMNGYLNGPLVSKSYPVPSHVPVQQDNCKFNLIRSHGSHENNPAVIRPSPIPVPKQSCKSLDLQLGLNAQSNRSRSGI from the coding sequence ATGGAGAGGCATGATGTTCAGGAACAAACTCCAGCTGCTTCTGATATTCTCTCTCCGAGATGGAGCACTGACAGTGCTTATGAGAAAGAAACACGAGGTGTGGAAAAGAAGCTCCGGTTATTCGGCTTCGAGGTGGATCCCTATGCAAATAATGGAAGATGTTTGAAAGGGTCAGAAGAAAGAGATGAAAGTGTTAACTCTTCAAACGGGATCTTATTTCGAAGGGATAAACCTGCCAAAGAGAAAAGCTCAATAGTGGATGACAAGAAGTACGAGTGTCAATTTTGTTTGAAGGAGTTTGGGAATTCGCAAGCACTGGGGGGTCATCAGAATGCCCACAAAAAAGAGAGACTGAAGAAAAAGAAGTTACAGCTTCAAGCAAGAAAAGCAAGCATCAATCATTACCTTCAACCATTTCAAGGTCCCCATGGTTTCGGCTTCTACAGTTCCCCAGCCTTTTACAACCACTCTTCGTATGTTCCAGAATTCACGTCCTTCGGAGAGTCTCAGATTAGCTTCAACCACTACGATCAAAATGCATTCATGAACGGCTACCTGAATGGTCCCCTTGTCTCGAAGTCATACCCTGTGCCTTCTCATGTTCCTGTGCAACAAGACAACTGTAAGTTTAACCTCATACGATCACATGGATCTCATGAGAACAACCCAGCTGTCATCAGGCCTTCCCCTATACCTGTTCCCAAACAAAGCTGCAAAAGCTTGGATCTTCAGTTAGGGCTCAACGCGCAGTCCAACCGGTCTAGAAGTGGAATATGA
- the LOC113331226 gene encoding pentatricopeptide repeat-containing protein At1g74900, mitochondrial-like, which yields MFLFFKQISSKRRNNHFLLLQHSFNHSKSPVNPPQPQPLQEESVIANLIIQNSTNTLTQTLENCSISWSPVLVNRVLKRLWNDGPKALAFFQSLENHQTYKHSSPSYDHAIDIAGRLKDYRTLWTLVSRMRAQRIGPTPKTFAIITERYVSAGKPDKAVKIFLSMHEYGCPQDLHSFNTILDILCKSKRIEMAYHLFRAFKFKFRADVISYNIIANGWCLIKKTSKALEVLKEMVERGLEPSLSTYNALLKGYFRAGQIKQAWDFFKEMKRRGCEIDVVTYTTVIHGFGIVGEIGKARKVFDEMNRRGCLPTVETYNAFIQVLCKKDNVENAIVIFDEMVSKGYVPNQSTYNVVIRGLCHAGNAERAMEYMGRMKEDECEPNVQTFNVVIRYYCDTGELEKAFEVFDKMDGGTYLPNVDTYNVLIGAMFVRKKPNDMVIAGNLLMEMVEKGFMPRRFTFNRVLNGLTVIGNHELAKEILRVQSSSGRLPRAFKM from the coding sequence ATGTTCCTTTTCTTCAAACAGATCTCCTCAAAGAGAAGAAACaaccatttccttcttcttcaacactcaTTTAACCACTCTAAATCCCCAGTAAACCCTCCACAACCACAACCATTACAAGAAGAATCAGTAATAGCTAATCTAATCATACAAAACTCAACAAACACCTTAACCCAAACCCTAGAAAATTGCTCAATTTCATGGTCACCTGTCTTGGTCAACCGAGTTCTCAAACGTTTATGGAACGACGGACCAAAAGCCCTAGCTTTTTTCCAATCCTTAGAAAATCATCAAACATACAAACATTCATCACCTTCATATGATCATGCAATTGACATTGCAGGTAGATTAAAAGATTACAGAACATTATGGACTCTTGTTTCTCGAATGCGTGCCCAACGTATTGGTCCTACACCCAAAACGTTTGCTATAATTACTGAGAGATATGTTTCAGCTGGTAAACCTGATAAAGCTGTGAAAATTTTCTTATCAATGCATGAATATGGATGTCCTCAGGATTTGCATTCATTCAACACAATTCTTGACATTCTCTGTAAGTCGAAGAGGATTGAAATGGCTTATCATTTGTTCAGagcttttaagtttaaatttagaGCTGATGTTATTAGTTATAATATAATTGCTAATGGTTGGTGTTTGATAAAGAAGACTTCAAAGGCTTTGGAGGTTTTAAAGGAAATGGTTGAAAGAGGATTGGAGCCGAGTTTGTCTACTTATAATGCTTTGCTTAAAGGTTATTTTAGAGCCGGACAGATTAAACAAGCTTGGGACTTTTTTAAGGAAATGAAGAGAAGGGGGTGTGAGATTGATGTTGTTACTTATACTACTGTTATTCATGGATTTGGGATTGTGGGGGAAATTGGTAAAGCTAGGAAGGTGTTTGATGAAATGAATAGACGAGGTTGTCTTCCTACAGTCGAGACTTATAATGCTTTCATTCAGGTTTTGTGTAAGAAGGATAATGTGGAGAATGCCATTGTGATTTTTGATGAGATGGTGAGCAAAGGGTATGTACCGAATCAGTCGACTTATAACGTGGTGATCAGAGGGTTGTGTCATGCTGGGAATGCGGAAAGAGCAATGGAGTATATGGGGAGAATGAAAGAGGATGAGTGTGAGCCGAATGTGCAGACGTTTAATGTGGTTATTCGGTATTATTGTGATACTGGGGAGCTTGAGAAAGCATTTGAGGTTTTTGATAAGATGGATGGTGGAACCTATTTGCCTAATGTAGATACTTATAATGTTTTAATAGGAGCGATGTTTGTGAGGAAGAAGCCGAATGATATGGTAATAGCAGGGAATTTATTAATGGAGATGGTGGAGAAAGGGTTTATGCCTCGAAGGTTTACCTTTAACAGGGTCTTGAATGGACTTACGGTGATTGGGAATCACGAGTtagcaaaagaaattttgagaGTGCAGAGCAGTTCTGGTCGACTTCCTCGTGCATTTAAGATGTGA